One window from the genome of Candoia aspera isolate rCanAsp1 chromosome 15, rCanAsp1.hap2, whole genome shotgun sequence encodes:
- the CHFR gene encoding E3 ubiquitin-protein ligase CHFR, with amino-acid sequence MEHMDVGGQIHPIRRPQPWGKLIRLGVEQAEPHVLLLKREWTIGRKKGCDLSFPGNKLVSGDHCKITVDEKSGQVSLQDTSTNGTVINKQKVVKKQTCPLQTGDVIYVVYRKNEPENNVAYLYESLHPKKDAANEPGEAKVESACHTTKDTSSTRESDDGTSMASLPPASQTSYEEPQPSTSTLNLFEIVPTSSTESVSTEKANPSISGSQPCAVISAPALLTLVPSGPEALLALRQPLVNTETSDASLRDTEKRALAMLELSGREEKEEDSFQPARKKIKRDGDARSALQLIPPDECAMNTDPGGAKPATMKPDKMGESLSCIICQELLHDCVSLQPCMHTFCAACYSGWMERSSLCPTCRCPVERICKNHILNNLVEAYLIQHPDKCRNEEDIQSMDARNKITQDMLQPKVRRSFSDEDGSSEDLLDLSDADSESSDISQPYVLCRQCPGYRQIVPPLASPDQEGKTEPGQVPGDSPSTSSNFPTAVQEYICPSQGSHVFCTCCFQPMPDRRAEREQNQHIAPQQCSICLQPFCHLYWGCPRVSCFGCLAPFCEINLGDKCLDGVLNGNNYESDILKDYLQSKGSTWKNMLNESLLALQKGTFILPDYRITGQTVLCYFCGLRTFRELAYQYRQNIPIVELPAAVTSRPDCYWGRNCRTQVKAHHAMKFNHICEQTRFKN; translated from the exons ATGGAGCACATGGACGTCGGAGGGCAGATACACCCGATCAGGCGGCCTCAGCCTTGGGGAAAGCTGATCCGGCTGGGGGTGGAACAAGCTGAGCCCCATGTCTTGTTGCTGAAGAGAGAGTGGACGATTGGAAGGAAGAAAG gTTGTGATTTATCTTTTCCGGGCAATAAATTGGTGTCTGGCGATCACTGTAAAATAACAGTGGATGAAAAATCTGGTCAGGTTTCACTACAAGATACCAG CACTAATGGAACAGTTATTAATAAGCAGAAGGTGGTGAAGAAGCAGACTTGCCCTTTACAAACTGGAGATGTGATCTATGTTGTTTACAGGAAAAATGAGCCAGAAAACA ACGTTGCATACCTATATGAATCTTTGCACCCCAAAAAGGATGCAGCTAATGAGCCAGGAG AAGCCAAGGTTGAAAGTGCATGCCACACAACCAAAGATACCTCAAGTACCAGAGAAAGCGACGATGGGACCTCAATGGCATCTCTGCCACCAGCTTCTCAGACCAGCTATGAAGAACCACAGCCATCCACTTCGACGTTGAACCTCTTTGAAATTGTTCCTACCTCTTCCACGGAGTCCGTGTCCACTGAGAAGGCGAACCCCTCAATATCTG GATCACAACCATGCGCTGTTATTTCTGCACCTGCTTTGCTTACCTTGGTACCATCTGGACCAGAGGCATTGCTCGCACTCAGGCAGCCTCTTGTAAATACAGAAACTTCTGATGCTTCTTTGAGGGACACAGAGAAAAGAGCACTGGCCATGCTAGAGCTTTCAGgcagggaagagaaagaagaagattcCTTCCAGCCTGCCAGGAAGAAAATCAAGAGAG ATGGCGATGCCAGGTCTGCCCTTCAGCTGATCCCTCCAGACGAATGTGCAATGAACACTGACCCTGGAGGTGCCAAACCAGCCACCATGAAGCCAGACAAAATGGGAGAAAGCCTGAGCTGCATCATCTGCCAGGAACTGCTCCATGACTGTGTCAG TTTGCAGCCCTGCATGCACACTTTCTGCGCTGCTTGCTACTCAGGGTGGATGGAGCGTTCGTCTCTCTGTCCAACTTGCCGCTGTCCAGTGGAACGTATCTGTAAAAACCATATTTTGAACAACTTGGTGGAAGCATATCTCATCCAACACCCAG ATAAGTGTCGTAATGAAGAAGATATCCAAAGTATGGATGCCCGGAACAAAATCACTCAGGACATGCTTCAGCCGAAGGTGCGACGGTCCTTTTCAGATGAAGACGGCAGTTCAGAAGACCTGCTGGATCTCTCAGATGCGGACAGCGAATCCTCTGATATTAG TCAGCCATATGTCTTATGCCGGCAATGTCCAGGTTATCGGCAAATCGTCCCACCTCTAGCCTCTCCAGaccaggaaggaaaaacagaaccTGGGCAGGTCCCTGGAGATTCCCCATCAACCTCTTCCAACTTTCCGACAG CAGTCCAGGAATACATCTGCCCATCTCAAGGAAGCCACGTGTTCTGCACTTGCTGTTTCCAGCCGATGCCGGACCGCAGAGCGGAACGGGAACAGAATCAGCACATCGCCCCACAGCAAT GCTCCATTTGTCTGCAGCCTTTCTGCCATCTGTACTGGGGATGTCCTCGGGTGTCCTGCTTTGGCTGTTTAGCACCATTCTGTG AAATCAACCTTGGTGACAAGTGTTTAGACGGAGTTCTTAACGGCAATAACTATGAATCAGATATTCTAAAG GATTACTTGCAATCCAAGGGGTCGACATGGAAAAACATGTTGAACGAAAGCCTCCTGGCGCTTCAAAAAGGAACTTTTATTTTACCAG ATTACCGAATCACGGGACAAACGGTGCTTTGTTACTTTTGCGGCCTCCGGACTTTCCGAGAACTTGCTTATCAGTACAGGCAGAATATTCCTATTGTGGAATTACCAG CGGCTGTCACGTCCCGTCCCGACTGCTACTGGGGACGTAACTGTCGGACTCAGGTGAAAGCTCATCATGCCAT GAAATTCAACCACATTTGCGAACAAACACGATTCAAAAACTGA